In Helianthus annuus cultivar XRQ/B chromosome 8, HanXRQr2.0-SUNRISE, whole genome shotgun sequence, a single genomic region encodes these proteins:
- the LOC110869793 gene encoding G-type lectin S-receptor-like serine/threonine-protein kinase At4g27290 has translation MLLPYIASIFLLLRICTSLDTIAVNKNIIDGETIVSEKEKFELGFFSPGSSKHRYLGIWFKNTSPRGVVWVANRETPLINTLGMVNLDNQGTLSIVDGAGKAIWSSSSFVSFTNVNPIAQLLDSGNLVIKDESSVIWQSFDYPGDTFISGMKLGKNFITGKELYLTSWRSADDPSTGEYTYSYLMEACKYPQAYIKKNSVIETRTGPYDGVDFAGQPNYKHTPYHMYVVDMVMHQKEMYFQYTSNLTTILLKSTLDPSGKFEISQLNNRNHEWMPDQTIPVDYCDNYGLCGPYGSCSTATSPTCECLKGFELLIPDNWTSGCTRSIALDCGPGEGFLTFSSIKLPDTQNAMFNASLSLQECEVACKENCSCTAYANPNMTAGGVGCLIWFGGLIDIRVYSQNGQDLHVRLAATELSEVNMVSQYKRNGVMITMVISISSALVLLLAVAYACLKKNTKSRMKGRANWYALHKKNTDVLIEDLDELRFYSLQKIAKATGNFSINNKIGEGGFGPVYKGVLEDGQQVAIKRLSETSKQGIDEFKNEVICIAKLQHRNLVKLLGYCVHGNEMILIYEYMANKSLDTILFDEPRNYLLDWPQRLNIIHGIARGILYLHQDSRLRIIHRDLKAGNILLDDDLNPKISDFGLARKFVGSDTSAMTKKVVGTYGYISPEYAVHGQFSVKSDVFSFGVLVLEIVSGKKNREFSHKDHNDNLLGHAWRLYKEGRVSELMDASLHDSCNVSQVLRSIHVGLLCVQHHPNDRPTMLSVVLMLVSEGVLPQPKQPAFFTGESGSEVQSVSSVAEDTITQLYAR, from the exons ATGTTACTCCCTTATATTGCCTCCATCTTTCTACTGTTAAGAATATGTACTTCTTTAGACACCATAGCTGTGAACAAAAATATCATAGATGGCGAGACCATCGTTTCGGAGAAAGAAAAGTTTGAGTTGGGTTTCTTTAGCCCAGGTAGTTCAAAGCATCGATACCTGGGGATATGGTTTAAGAACACATCACCACGTGGAGTTGTTTGGGTGGCCAACCGCGAAACTCCTCTTATCAACACCTTGGGCATGGTCAATTTGGACAACCAAGGGACCCTGTCTATTGTTGATGGTGCTGGTAAGGCCATTTGGTCATCCAGCTCCTTTGTGTCCTTCACAAATGTCAATCCCATAGCACAACTCCTGGATAGTGGCAATTTGGTAATTAAAGATGAGAGTAGTGTCATTTGGCAAAGTTTTGATTACCCTGGAGATACCTTCATATCAGGAATGAAGTTGGGGAAGAACTTCATAACAGGAAAAGAGTTGTACCTGACATCATGGAGGAGTGCAGATGATCCTTCCACAGGTGAGTATACATATTCGTACTTAATGGAGGCGTGCAAATATCCACAAGCATATATTAAGAAAAATTCTGTTATTGAAACAAGGACAGGGCCGTATGATGGTGTAGATTTTGCAGGGCAGCCAAACTATAAGCATACCCCTTATCATATGTATGTAGTCGATATGGTTATGCATCAGAAGGAGATGTATTTCCAGTATACTTCTAATCTCACCACAATTTTGTTGAAGTCTACTCTGGATCCAAGTGGTAAGTTTGAGATCTCGCAGCTAAATAACCGGAACCACGAATGGATGCCAGATCAAACCATACCAGTAGATTATTGTGACAACTATGGACTATGTGGCCCATATGGAAGCTGTAGTACAGCCACTTCTCCTACTTGTGAGTGCTTGAAAGGGTTTGAGTTACTGATTCCTGATAATTGGACTAGTGGATGTACACGGAGCATAGCCTTGGATTGTGGGCCTGGAGAGGGATTTCTAACATTTTCAAGCATAAAACTTCCAGACACACAAAATGCCATGTTTAATGCCAGCTTGAGTCTCCAGGAATGTGAGGTAGCTTGCAAGGAGAATTGTTCGTGCACTGCCTATGCAAATCCAAACATGACTGCAGGTGGAGTTGGATGCTTGATATGGTTTGGAGGCTTGATTGACATACGAGTCTACTCACAAAATGGGCAAGATCTTCATGTTAGGCTGGCAGCTACTGAACTTTCAG AAGTTAATATGGTCTCTCAGTATAAAAGGAACGGGGTAATGATCACCATGGTCATATCAATTTCATCAGCTTTGGTGCTTCTGCTTGCTGTAGCATATGCATGTTTAAAGAAAAATACAAAGTCCCGCATGAAAGGAAGAGCTAACTGGTATGCGCTTCATAAAAAGAACACAGATGTCCTAATTGAAGATCTGGATGAGCTGCGTTTTTATAGCCTACAAAAAATAGCTAAGGCTACAGGTAATTTCAGCATCAATAATAAGATAGGAGAAGGTGGCTTTGGACCTGTTTACAAG GGGGTGCTGGAAGATGGTCAACAAGTAGCTATTAAGAGGCTATCAGAAACATCCAAACAAGGGATTGATGAGTTTAAGAATGAAGTCATTTGTATTGCAAAACTTCAGCACCGGAATCTTGTGAAGCTTCTTGGATACTGTGTGCATGGAAATgaaatgattttgatttatgAATACATGGCTAACAAAAGCTTGGACACAATTCTATTTG ATGAACCCAGAAATTACTTGCTTGACTGGCCTCAGCGTCTTAACATCATACATGGGATAGCTCGAGGTATTCTGTATTTACATCAAGATTCCCGCCTTCGAATTATCCACAGAGATCTCAAGGCAGGTAATATTCTGTTGGATGACGACTTAAACCCAAAAATCTCTGACTTTGGTCTTGCCAGAAAGTTTGTAGGATCCGATACTTCAGCTATGACAAAAAAAGTGGTTGGGACATA TGGTTACATTTCACCAGAGTATGCAGTACACGGGCAATTCTCTGTAAAGTCAGACGTATTTAGCTTTGGTGTTTTAGTGTTGGAGATAGTGAGTGGTAAGAAAAACAGAGAATTCTCTCACAAAGATCACAATGACAACCTTCTTGGACAT GCATGGAGACTCTATAAAGAAGGCAGGGTTAGTGAACTTATGGATGCATCCTTACACGACTCATGCAATGTCTCTCAAGTGCTAAGGTCAATACATGTCGGGCTACTATGTGTGCAACATCATCCAAATGATAGGCCAACTATGTTGTCGGTGGTTCTAATGCTTGTCAGTGAAGGTGTGTTGCCTCAACCTAAACAACCTGCTTTTTTTACTGGAGAGAGCGGTAGTGAAGTTCAGTCAGTGTCATCAGTTGCTGAGGATACGATAACACAACTTTATGCTAGATAG